The Phocoena sinus isolate mPhoSin1 chromosome 12, mPhoSin1.pri, whole genome shotgun sequence genome includes a window with the following:
- the GPR63 gene encoding probable G-protein coupled receptor 63 has product MVFSAVLTASHTGASNTTFVVYENTNTNITVPPPFQHLDIGSLLRYSFETMAPTGMSSLTLNSTAVPPTPAVLKSLNLPLQIILSAIMIFILFVSFLGNLVVCLMVYQKAAMRSAINILLASLAFADMLLAVLNMPFALVTILTTRWIFGKFFCRVSAMFFWLFVIEGVAILLIISIDRFLIIVQRQDKLNPYRAKVLIAVSWATSFCVAFPLAVGNPDLQIPSRAPQCVFGYTTNPGYQAYVILISLISFFLPFLVILYSFMGILNTLRHNALRIHSYPEGICLSQASKLGLMSLQRPFQMSIDMGFKTRAFTTILILFAVFIFCWAPFTTYSLVATFSKHFYYQHNFFEISTWLLWLCYLKSALNPLIYYWRIKKFHDACLDMMPKSLKFLPRLPGHTRRRIRPSAVYVCGEHRTVV; this is encoded by the coding sequence ATGGTATTCTCTGCAGTGTTGACTGCGTCCCATACTGGGGCATCCAACACAACATTCGTAGTTTATGAAAACACCAACACGAATATTACAGTCCCTCCACCATTCCAGCATCTCGACATTGGTTCGCTGCTTAGATACAGTTTTGAAACCATGGCTCCCACCGGGATGAGTTCCTTGACACTGAATAGTACAGCTGTGCCCCCAACACCAGCAGTTTTAAAGAGCCTAAACTTGCCTCTCCAGATCATCCTTTCTGCTATAATGATATTTATtctgtttgtgtcttttcttGGGAACTTGGTTGTGTGCCTCATGGTTTACCAAAAAGCTGCCATGCGCTCCGCCATTAACATCCTCCTGGCCAGCCTGGCTTTTGCAGACATGTTGCTTGCAGTTCTGAACATGCCCTTTGCCTTGGTCACCATTCTTACCACCAGATGGATTTTTGGGAAATTCTTCTGTAGGGTATCTGCCATGTTTTTCTGGTTGTTTGTGATAGAGGGAGTAGCCATCCTGCTCATCATTAGCATCGATAGGTTTCTTATTATAGTCCAGAGGCAGGATAAGCTGAATCCATATAGGGCTAAGGTTCTCATTGCAGTTTCTTGGGCAACTTCTTTTTGTGTAGCTTTTCCTTTGGCAGTAGGAAACCCTGACCTGCAGATACCTTCCCGAGCCCCACAGTGTGTGTTTGGGTACACAACCAATCCAGGTTACCAGGCTTATGTGATtttgatttctctcatttctttcttcctacccTTCCTGGTGATACTGTATTCGTTTATGGGCATACTCAATACCCTTCGGCACAATGCCTTGAGGATCCATAGCTACCCTGAAGGTATATGCCTCAGCCAGGCCAGCAAACTGGGTCTCATGAGTCTACAGAGACCCTTCCAGATGAGCATTGACATGGGCTTTAAAACACGTGCCTTCACAACCATTTTGATTCTCTTTGCTGTCTTCATTTTCTGTTGGGCCCCGTTCACCACTTACAGCCTTGTGGCAACATTCAGCAAGCACTTTTACTATCAACACAACTTTTTTGAGATTAGCACCTGGCTACTCTGGCTCTGCTACCTCAAGTCTGCATTGAACCCACTGATTTACTACTGGAGGATTAAGAAATTCCATGACGCCTGCCTGGACATGATGCCTAAGTCCCTCAAGTTTTTGCCGCGGCTCCCTGGCCACACAAGGCGACGGATACGCCCCAGTGCTGTCTACGTGTGTGGGGAACATCGGACTGTGGTGTGA